Part of the Nitrospirota bacterium genome is shown below.
ATGCCGCCGTCAATTTCCTGAGGCTCAAGATCCTGGCCATCGTGCTCTCGATCCTTGTCGCAGCGGCCCTGTTCTCGTTCTGGCAAATGGACCATATACGGAGGCTGACGCGCCAGATCCGCGATTTCGCCGGGTCCATGGCCAGCGGGGAAGTGGGGAAGAAGCTCTTCCTGCACCAGGAAGGCGAGTTTGACGAGATCGCCGCGAGCCTCAACGCCATGTCCGAGGAACTGAAGAACAGCATCGCCAGCCATGAAGAGGAGCAGCACCGCCTGAACATGGTCCTGAGGAACATCCCGGACGCCCTTTTCATCATCAACGCGAAGGGCATGATAACGCTGTCCAGCGTGGCGGCCAGGACCCTGTTCGGGGAAACGGCCCTCACCGGCAGGCCGTTCATTGAGGTTGTCCGTAACAGCGAGTTCCTGTTGCTCATGGAAACCGTGCGGAAGGAGGAGCGGTCGGCCAGCGCGGAACTGCGCATCGACTCGCCGCTCGAACAGTACTGTGTGGTCCAGGTCTCTCCCCTTTTCTATCATGAACGGGAGCTGTCGGGTTTCGTCGCCATTTTCCACGACATCACCCAGCTCAGGAAACTGGAGCAGACCAGAAAAGATTTCGTCGCAAACATCTCCCACGAGATCAGGACCCCGATCACGGCCATCCAGGGTTTTGCCGACACGCTCCTCGAGGGAGCCCTCGATGATCGCCAGAACGCTCTCAAGTTCCTCCAGACCATCAAGGCGAACAGCGAACGGATCAACAGCCTCGTGGAAGACCTGATGACCATTTCCAAGCTCGAACTGGGCGTGATCAGGATCGAAAAGTCTCGGGTCGATATCCGGGAGGTCGTTGACCATGTCCTGGCGACCCTGAGCGACAAGGCTGTTGCCAAGGGCCTGTCCGTCGGTGCGCGTCTGATGACGGAACCGGCTGCGATCGATGCAGATCGTGACCGGTTGATCCAGGTCCTGAGCAACCTGGTGGACAACGCCATCAAGTTCACGGAACAGGGCGGAGTGACTATCGGCGATGAGATGCATGGAGGGAAGCTGGTGCTGTTCGTCGAGGACACGGGCATCGGTATTGAAGCCAGACATGTCCCCCGGCTGGGTGAGCGCTTCTACCGGGTCGACCCCGGCCGTTCACGCAACATGGGCGGCACCGGCCTCGGTCTCGCGATCGTGAAGCACCTCGTGAAGGCGCACGGGTGGGACCTGCAGATAGAAAGCACGCCCGGGAAAGGGACCAGGGCAAGAATCGTCACCGGCTGATCCTGCGCTGCTCACGCCCTTTCCTAGAAGACAAACCGACAGCTGCATTCGCCACGAGCCTGCAGTAAATCCACATCACGACGGGCACTTCCCTGTTCTCGAGGTATCCCCGCAGGCCGAGAGGGGCAAGATGCCGGCTGTCATCCCGGAATGCGCCTATTCTCTCGTGAGAGAGGCAGCGTGGCGGGTCTTGATTTCTCTCAGGAGGCCTGCCTGAAGGTCCCGGCGCAGGAGGTCGGCCGGGTCCACGCCTTTTCGGGAGTCCTCCTTCAGACGGTTGTTCTCTTCGTCGAATGCCGCAAGGTCATAGCCCGTGAACATCATCTCTTTATCTTCCCGCACATAGGTCCGTTCATATCCCAGCGCGTCGAGTACGCGGCCTGCGACCGACTCGAAGATGCGTATGTCCCGTTCGCTGGCTTCCCGGAGGAACTTCCGGCTGTTGTTGCTCAGGACCGGCTTTGTCACATTGCTCCACAGGTCGCTCGAGGAAGCTGCGCGTTTCGCTTCGTCGGTGCCGTGGTAGTCGAGCATGGACTCGCGGTAGGGTACGCCCAGGAATGCGCAGATCCTCCGTGCGGTCGCCCCGGGGTTTCCACTCAGCTCCTCGTAGCTCACGCCGAGGAAGCGGGCAGGATCGATGGTGCGCTGGTACTTTAATGCCAGATCCTGGGTCGCTGCCCATTCTTTTGCAATATGGTAAAAGTGTTTCTCTCCAACTACGGCCTTCCGGAACGAGAGGGCCACGTCGCGGCCGTCGCGGTATAGGTAGATGTAACGGGGATCGCGGAAGTATGCCTCTATCTGGGGCACATAATGGATGTTCGCAAGGCTCTTGCAGCACCAGGTCGCTGCTCCTTTGGCTTCGGCGCAGACGTCGTATACGGCGCCATGGATCGCCACAAGGCTGTGCTCCCGGCACCGCCCGGCGACATCACTCCTGTCCAGCCGGACCCCTTCC
Proteins encoded:
- a CDS encoding ATP-binding protein; its protein translation is MSNSGKGGIFRRMFVIYAVIMILAVIGVELSVTSAVRDTYISHLRDNLAVQADLVSDTLSFRSLSPLDDACRQLKQRMGARVTIINTDGRVLGDSDSDSRTMDNHAHRQEIQQAMLNGIGMAVRFSNTLKYDFLYVAVKISRGGADAGFIRLSIPLADVDAAVNFLRLKILAIVLSILVAAALFSFWQMDHIRRLTRQIRDFAGSMASGEVGKKLFLHQEGEFDEIAASLNAMSEELKNSIASHEEEQHRLNMVLRNIPDALFIINAKGMITLSSVAARTLFGETALTGRPFIEVVRNSEFLLLMETVRKEERSASAELRIDSPLEQYCVVQVSPLFYHERELSGFVAIFHDITQLRKLEQTRKDFVANISHEIRTPITAIQGFADTLLEGALDDRQNALKFLQTIKANSERINSLVEDLMTISKLELGVIRIEKSRVDIREVVDHVLATLSDKAVAKGLSVGARLMTEPAAIDADRDRLIQVLSNLVDNAIKFTEQGGVTIGDEMHGGKLVLFVEDTGIGIEARHVPRLGERFYRVDPGRSRNMGGTGLGLAIVKHLVKAHGWDLQIESTPGKGTRARIVTG
- a CDS encoding sulfotransferase; amino-acid sequence: MRPIFMIGTQRSGSNLLRLMLNQLPEIAAPHPPHILQRMMPLVASYGDLSRRDDFMQLVEDVCRLVELNPVAWEGVRLDRSDVAGRCREHSLVAIHGAVYDVCAEAKGAATWCCKSLANIHYVPQIEAYFRDPRYIYLYRDGRDVALSFRKAVVGEKHFYHIAKEWAATQDLALKYQRTIDPARFLGVSYEELSGNPGATARRICAFLGVPYRESMLDYHGTDEAKRAASSSDLWSNVTKPVLSNNSRKFLREASERDIRIFESVAGRVLDALGYERTYVREDKEMMFTGYDLAAFDEENNRLKEDSRKGVDPADLLRRDLQAGLLREIKTRHAASLTRE